The following are encoded in a window of Scleropages formosus chromosome 7, fSclFor1.1, whole genome shotgun sequence genomic DNA:
- the puf60a gene encoding poly(U)-binding-splicing factor PUF60a isoform X3, producing the protein MAVAVTTGGEALMMENGQSTASKLGLPPLTPEQQEALQKAKKYAMEQSIKSVLVKQTLAHQQQQLTSLQMASLTMSFGDPLSPLQSVAAQRQRALAIMCRVYVGSIYYELGEDTIRQAFAPFGPIKSIDMSWDSVTMKHKGFAFVEYEVPEAAQLALEQMNSVMLGGRNIKVGRPSNIGQAQPIIDQLAEEARAFNRIYVASVHPDLSDEDIKSVFEAFGRIKSCTLARDPTTGKHKGYGFIEYDKAQSAQDAVSSMNLFDLGGQYLRVGKAVTPPMPLLTPATPGGLPPAAAVAAAAATAKITAQEAVAGASVLGALAAPALTLSQQLGALPQAVMAAQAPGVITGVTPARPALPVLPQVGLVNPVLASPPVLSAAAVAAAQEAKKEKEEEEASQDGTGQEMLSEQEHMSISGSSARHMVMQKLLRKQESTVMVLRNMVGPEDIDDDLEGEVTEECGKFGAVNRVIIYQEKQGEEEDAEVIVKIFVEFSMASEMNKAIQALNNRWFGGRKVIAEVYDQERFDNSDLSA; encoded by the exons ATGGCGGTGGCTGTGACTAcg GGAGGTGAGGCTCTGATGATGGAGAATGGACAGAGCACAGCCTCGAAACTTGgcctgccgcctctcaccccCGAGCAGCAAGAGGCCCTGCAGAAG GCAAAGAAGTATGCCATGGAGCAGAGCATAAAGAGTGTACTGGTGAAACAGACACTTgctcaccagcagcagcagcttacTAGCCTGCAG ATGGCATCTCTGACGATGAGCTTTGGAGATCCTCTGTCACCCTTACAATCG GTGGCTGCTCAACGGCAGCGTGCTCTGGCCATCATGTGCCGGGTATACGTGGGATCCATCTACTACGAGCTTGGTGAGGACACCATTCGACAGGCTTTTGCTCCCTTTGGTCCCATAAAGAGCATTGACATGTCCTGGGACTCAGTTACAATGAAGCACAAG GGGTTTGCCTTTGTGGAGTACGAAGTGCCGGAGGCAGCACAGCTGGCTCTGGAGCAGATGAACTCAGTCATGCTGGGGGGGAGAAACATCAAG GTGGGGCGGCCAAGCAACATTGGTCAGGCACAGCCAATCATTGACCAGCTGGCTGAGGAGGCCCGTGCTTTCAACCGCATTTATGTGGCATCTGTACACCCCGACCTGTCTGATGAAGACATCAAGAGCGTCTTTGAGGCTTTTGGGCGAATCAAGTCCTGCACTCTGGCTAGGGACCCCACCACGGGCAAGCACAAGGGCTACGGGTTCATTG AGTATGACAAGGCTCAGTCTGCTCAGGATGCAGTCTCCTCCATGAACTTGTTTGACCTTGGAGGACAGTACCTACGGGTGGGGAAGGCTGTGACTCCACCCATGCCTCTCCTCACCCCTGCTACCCCCGGGGGGTTaccccctgctgctgcagtggcagcagctgctgctACTGCGAAAATCACTGCCCAG GAGGCCGTAGCAGGAGCCTCGGTACTGGGAGCATTAGCTGCACCTGCCCTCACCCTCAGCCAACAGCTGGGGGCACTCCCTCAGGCTGTCATGGCTGCTCAGGCACCGGGTGTCATCACAG GGGTGACCCCGGCACGGCCAGCACTTCCCGTGCTGCCCCAGGTGGGGCTAGTGAACCCGGTTCTGGCCTCCCCACCAGTGCTGTCTGCTGCTGCGGTGGCAGCCGCCCAGGAGGctaagaaggagaaggaagaagaagaagcgtcACAGGATGGTACTGGACAGGAAATGCTCAGTGAGCAGGAACATATGAGCATCTCAGGCAGCAGTGCCAGACACATGGTCATGCAGAAGTTGCTGCGGAAACAGGAG tcaacgGTCATGGTTCTGCGGAACATGGTGGGCCCAGAGGATATTGATGACGACCTGGAGGGTGAGGTGACCGAGGAATGTGGCAAGTTTGGTGCAGTCAACCGCGTCATCATCTACCAGGAGAAGCAGGGAGAAGAGGAAGACGCGGAGGTCATTGTGAAAATCTTTGTGGAGTTCTCCATGGCCTCTGAGATGAACAAGGCTATCCAGGCACTCAACAACCGCTGGTTTGGTGGTCGTAAGGTCATTGCGGAGGTGTATGATCAAGAGCGTTTTGACAACAGTGACCTGTCTGCATAG
- the puf60a gene encoding poly(U)-binding-splicing factor PUF60a isoform X1 yields the protein MAVAVTTGGEALMMENGQSTASKLGLPPLTPEQQEALQKAKKYAMEQSIKSVLVKQTLAHQQQQLTSLQMASLTMSFGDPLSPLQSVAAQRQRALAIMCRVYVGSIYYELGEDTIRQAFAPFGPIKSIDMSWDSVTMKHKGFAFVEYEVPEAAQLALEQMNSVMLGGRNIKVGRPSNIGQAQPIIDQLAEEARAFNRIYVASVHPDLSDEDIKSVFEAFGRIKSCTLARDPTTGKHKGYGFIEYDKAQSAQDAVSSMNLFDLGGQYLRVGKAVTPPMPLLTPATPGGLPPAAAVAAAAATAKITAQWRSAGGAALRVLSLQETQPLDILLEAVAGASVLGALAAPALTLSQQLGALPQAVMAAQAPGVITGVTPARPALPVLPQVGLVNPVLASPPVLSAAAVAAAQEAKKEKEEEEASQDGTGQEMLSEQEHMSISGSSARHMVMQKLLRKQESTVMVLRNMVGPEDIDDDLEGEVTEECGKFGAVNRVIIYQEKQGEEEDAEVIVKIFVEFSMASEMNKAIQALNNRWFGGRKVIAEVYDQERFDNSDLSA from the exons ATGGCGGTGGCTGTGACTAcg GGAGGTGAGGCTCTGATGATGGAGAATGGACAGAGCACAGCCTCGAAACTTGgcctgccgcctctcaccccCGAGCAGCAAGAGGCCCTGCAGAAG GCAAAGAAGTATGCCATGGAGCAGAGCATAAAGAGTGTACTGGTGAAACAGACACTTgctcaccagcagcagcagcttacTAGCCTGCAG ATGGCATCTCTGACGATGAGCTTTGGAGATCCTCTGTCACCCTTACAATCG GTGGCTGCTCAACGGCAGCGTGCTCTGGCCATCATGTGCCGGGTATACGTGGGATCCATCTACTACGAGCTTGGTGAGGACACCATTCGACAGGCTTTTGCTCCCTTTGGTCCCATAAAGAGCATTGACATGTCCTGGGACTCAGTTACAATGAAGCACAAG GGGTTTGCCTTTGTGGAGTACGAAGTGCCGGAGGCAGCACAGCTGGCTCTGGAGCAGATGAACTCAGTCATGCTGGGGGGGAGAAACATCAAG GTGGGGCGGCCAAGCAACATTGGTCAGGCACAGCCAATCATTGACCAGCTGGCTGAGGAGGCCCGTGCTTTCAACCGCATTTATGTGGCATCTGTACACCCCGACCTGTCTGATGAAGACATCAAGAGCGTCTTTGAGGCTTTTGGGCGAATCAAGTCCTGCACTCTGGCTAGGGACCCCACCACGGGCAAGCACAAGGGCTACGGGTTCATTG AGTATGACAAGGCTCAGTCTGCTCAGGATGCAGTCTCCTCCATGAACTTGTTTGACCTTGGAGGACAGTACCTACGGGTGGGGAAGGCTGTGACTCCACCCATGCCTCTCCTCACCCCTGCTACCCCCGGGGGGTTaccccctgctgctgcagtggcagcagctgctgctACTGCGAAAATCACTGCCCAG TGGAGGTCCGCAGGAGGCGCTGCACTGCGAGTACTCAGCCTTCAGGAAACACAGCCATTGGACATCCTGCTG GAGGCCGTAGCAGGAGCCTCGGTACTGGGAGCATTAGCTGCACCTGCCCTCACCCTCAGCCAACAGCTGGGGGCACTCCCTCAGGCTGTCATGGCTGCTCAGGCACCGGGTGTCATCACAG GGGTGACCCCGGCACGGCCAGCACTTCCCGTGCTGCCCCAGGTGGGGCTAGTGAACCCGGTTCTGGCCTCCCCACCAGTGCTGTCTGCTGCTGCGGTGGCAGCCGCCCAGGAGGctaagaaggagaaggaagaagaagaagcgtcACAGGATGGTACTGGACAGGAAATGCTCAGTGAGCAGGAACATATGAGCATCTCAGGCAGCAGTGCCAGACACATGGTCATGCAGAAGTTGCTGCGGAAACAGGAG tcaacgGTCATGGTTCTGCGGAACATGGTGGGCCCAGAGGATATTGATGACGACCTGGAGGGTGAGGTGACCGAGGAATGTGGCAAGTTTGGTGCAGTCAACCGCGTCATCATCTACCAGGAGAAGCAGGGAGAAGAGGAAGACGCGGAGGTCATTGTGAAAATCTTTGTGGAGTTCTCCATGGCCTCTGAGATGAACAAGGCTATCCAGGCACTCAACAACCGCTGGTTTGGTGGTCGTAAGGTCATTGCGGAGGTGTATGATCAAGAGCGTTTTGACAACAGTGACCTGTCTGCATAG
- the puf60a gene encoding poly(U)-binding-splicing factor PUF60a isoform X2 produces the protein MMENGQSTASKLGLPPLTPEQQEALQKAKKYAMEQSIKSVLVKQTLAHQQQQLTSLQMASLTMSFGDPLSPLQSVAAQRQRALAIMCRVYVGSIYYELGEDTIRQAFAPFGPIKSIDMSWDSVTMKHKGFAFVEYEVPEAAQLALEQMNSVMLGGRNIKVGRPSNIGQAQPIIDQLAEEARAFNRIYVASVHPDLSDEDIKSVFEAFGRIKSCTLARDPTTGKHKGYGFIEYDKAQSAQDAVSSMNLFDLGGQYLRVGKAVTPPMPLLTPATPGGLPPAAAVAAAAATAKITAQWRSAGGAALRVLSLQETQPLDILLEAVAGASVLGALAAPALTLSQQLGALPQAVMAAQAPGVITGVTPARPALPVLPQVGLVNPVLASPPVLSAAAVAAAQEAKKEKEEEEASQDGTGQEMLSEQEHMSISGSSARHMVMQKLLRKQESTVMVLRNMVGPEDIDDDLEGEVTEECGKFGAVNRVIIYQEKQGEEEDAEVIVKIFVEFSMASEMNKAIQALNNRWFGGRKVIAEVYDQERFDNSDLSA, from the exons ATGATGGAGAATGGACAGAGCACAGCCTCGAAACTTGgcctgccgcctctcaccccCGAGCAGCAAGAGGCCCTGCAGAAG GCAAAGAAGTATGCCATGGAGCAGAGCATAAAGAGTGTACTGGTGAAACAGACACTTgctcaccagcagcagcagcttacTAGCCTGCAG ATGGCATCTCTGACGATGAGCTTTGGAGATCCTCTGTCACCCTTACAATCG GTGGCTGCTCAACGGCAGCGTGCTCTGGCCATCATGTGCCGGGTATACGTGGGATCCATCTACTACGAGCTTGGTGAGGACACCATTCGACAGGCTTTTGCTCCCTTTGGTCCCATAAAGAGCATTGACATGTCCTGGGACTCAGTTACAATGAAGCACAAG GGGTTTGCCTTTGTGGAGTACGAAGTGCCGGAGGCAGCACAGCTGGCTCTGGAGCAGATGAACTCAGTCATGCTGGGGGGGAGAAACATCAAG GTGGGGCGGCCAAGCAACATTGGTCAGGCACAGCCAATCATTGACCAGCTGGCTGAGGAGGCCCGTGCTTTCAACCGCATTTATGTGGCATCTGTACACCCCGACCTGTCTGATGAAGACATCAAGAGCGTCTTTGAGGCTTTTGGGCGAATCAAGTCCTGCACTCTGGCTAGGGACCCCACCACGGGCAAGCACAAGGGCTACGGGTTCATTG AGTATGACAAGGCTCAGTCTGCTCAGGATGCAGTCTCCTCCATGAACTTGTTTGACCTTGGAGGACAGTACCTACGGGTGGGGAAGGCTGTGACTCCACCCATGCCTCTCCTCACCCCTGCTACCCCCGGGGGGTTaccccctgctgctgcagtggcagcagctgctgctACTGCGAAAATCACTGCCCAG TGGAGGTCCGCAGGAGGCGCTGCACTGCGAGTACTCAGCCTTCAGGAAACACAGCCATTGGACATCCTGCTG GAGGCCGTAGCAGGAGCCTCGGTACTGGGAGCATTAGCTGCACCTGCCCTCACCCTCAGCCAACAGCTGGGGGCACTCCCTCAGGCTGTCATGGCTGCTCAGGCACCGGGTGTCATCACAG GGGTGACCCCGGCACGGCCAGCACTTCCCGTGCTGCCCCAGGTGGGGCTAGTGAACCCGGTTCTGGCCTCCCCACCAGTGCTGTCTGCTGCTGCGGTGGCAGCCGCCCAGGAGGctaagaaggagaaggaagaagaagaagcgtcACAGGATGGTACTGGACAGGAAATGCTCAGTGAGCAGGAACATATGAGCATCTCAGGCAGCAGTGCCAGACACATGGTCATGCAGAAGTTGCTGCGGAAACAGGAG tcaacgGTCATGGTTCTGCGGAACATGGTGGGCCCAGAGGATATTGATGACGACCTGGAGGGTGAGGTGACCGAGGAATGTGGCAAGTTTGGTGCAGTCAACCGCGTCATCATCTACCAGGAGAAGCAGGGAGAAGAGGAAGACGCGGAGGTCATTGTGAAAATCTTTGTGGAGTTCTCCATGGCCTCTGAGATGAACAAGGCTATCCAGGCACTCAACAACCGCTGGTTTGGTGGTCGTAAGGTCATTGCGGAGGTGTATGATCAAGAGCGTTTTGACAACAGTGACCTGTCTGCATAG